A stretch of the Synechocystis sp. PCC 7338 genome encodes the following:
- a CDS encoding NAD-dependent succinate-semialdehyde dehydrogenase encodes MAIATINPANGQTVQTFTPDSAAAVDAKLDLAQETFRSFRALPFTQRGQWLRRAADILEERREEWAHLMTLEMGKPIQQAIAEVNKCALVCRFYADQAEEFLADEMVATDASQSFIAYQPLGVILAVMPWNFPFWQVFRFAAPALMAGNVGLLKHASNVPQCALAIAEIFHTAGFPGGAFQTLLIGGKAASELMADDRIQAGTLTGSEPAGASFASAAASQIKKTVLELGGSDPFIVLEDADLDQAIQTAVPARMQNNGQSCIAAKRFIVQASIAEEFFQRLTKEFQALKVGDPSEPDTNIGPLATPDILADIVDQVEQTIAAGAQCRCGGKALDQPGNYYPPTLLTDVPPTAPTYRQEFFGPVALGFTVNNLEEAIALANDIPFGLGASAWTSNRENQQKLIRGIEAGAVFINGMTKSDPRIPFGGIKRSGFGRELGRMGILEFVNAKTVWIG; translated from the coding sequence ATGGCGATCGCCACTATCAATCCGGCTAATGGCCAAACTGTGCAAACTTTCACCCCTGACAGTGCGGCGGCGGTGGATGCCAAACTGGATTTGGCCCAGGAAACGTTCCGGAGTTTTCGAGCTTTACCGTTTACTCAACGGGGACAATGGTTGCGGCGGGCAGCGGATATTTTGGAAGAACGGCGGGAGGAATGGGCCCACCTCATGACCCTGGAAATGGGTAAGCCGATCCAACAGGCGATCGCCGAAGTTAATAAGTGTGCGCTGGTTTGTCGTTTCTATGCCGATCAGGCCGAGGAATTCCTGGCCGATGAAATGGTAGCCACCGATGCGAGCCAGAGTTTTATTGCCTATCAACCCCTGGGGGTGATTTTGGCGGTGATGCCCTGGAATTTTCCCTTTTGGCAGGTGTTTCGTTTTGCGGCCCCGGCCTTGATGGCGGGTAATGTGGGCCTGCTCAAGCATGCTTCCAACGTGCCCCAATGTGCCCTGGCGATCGCCGAAATTTTCCACACAGCCGGGTTTCCCGGGGGCGCTTTTCAAACCCTATTGATTGGGGGCAAAGCAGCCAGCGAGTTAATGGCCGACGACCGTATCCAAGCAGGAACCTTGACGGGCAGTGAACCCGCTGGGGCTAGTTTCGCCAGCGCCGCCGCAAGTCAAATTAAAAAAACCGTGTTGGAATTGGGCGGTTCTGACCCCTTCATCGTTTTGGAAGATGCGGATTTAGACCAAGCTATCCAAACAGCGGTGCCGGCCCGGATGCAAAACAACGGCCAATCCTGCATTGCTGCCAAAAGATTTATTGTCCAAGCCAGCATTGCCGAGGAATTTTTCCAACGTTTAACCAAAGAATTCCAAGCCCTTAAAGTAGGGGATCCCAGTGAACCGGATACGAACATTGGCCCCCTGGCCACCCCCGATATTTTGGCCGATATTGTTGACCAAGTGGAGCAAACTATTGCCGCTGGGGCCCAGTGTCGTTGTGGTGGCAAAGCCTTAGACCAACCGGGCAACTACTACCCCCCCACCCTGCTCACTGATGTGCCCCCCACTGCCCCCACCTATCGCCAGGAATTTTTTGGCCCCGTCGCCCTGGGATTTACCGTCAATAATTTAGAGGAGGCGATCGCCCTAGCCAATGACATTCCCTTTGGTTTGGGGGCCAGTGCGTGGACAAGTAACCGGGAAAATCAACAAAAACTAATCCGGGGCATAGAAGCCGGGGCCGTATTCATCAATGGCATGACCAAATCCGATCCCCGCATTCCCTTTGGGGGCATTAAACGATCCGGCTTTGGGCGGGAACTAGGACGCATGGGCATTCTAGAATTTGTCAATGCTAAAACCGTTTGGATTGGTTGA